A genomic region of Gimesia chilikensis contains the following coding sequences:
- a CDS encoding sulfatase: protein MVRLLQRVYCFSIVLLFTFGSWTPNLTAAERPWNVVFFLVDDLGWTDLACYGSDYYQTPNIDRLASEGMKFTQNYAACNACSPTRGALMTGMYPARTHLTDWIPGWAKQYRDFPLKPPEWQQHLAQKYTTLPEALHGTGYKTLHVGKWHLGGPGNLPEDHGFDVNISGTNRGLPRSYHFPYGGDALKWDSRLTEEQRAGRYLTDRLTDEAVTLIREQQDNPFFLYFAFYSVHAPIQGRPDLVQKFKQQPRGKYHHNPEYAAMVHSVDAAVGRVRAQLEQSGIADRTLIVFTSDNGGVCRKTSSNLPLRGEKGQHWEGGTRVPAIVLWPGVTRPGTVCQTPTITMDFYPTILEITGVQGNAAHNQNVDGISLVPVLKDPQAALNRDALYWHYPHYNVFIGVPYSAVRVGDHKLIHYYEDDRNELYNLADDQGEARDLSAEQPELTARLNQRLQTHLKQVGAQMPVPNPTFKVNRQ, encoded by the coding sequence ATGGTCCGTCTGCTGCAACGTGTCTACTGTTTCAGTATCGTCCTGCTCTTCACTTTTGGTAGTTGGACTCCAAACCTCACAGCAGCTGAGCGTCCGTGGAATGTGGTTTTCTTTCTCGTCGACGATCTCGGCTGGACCGATCTGGCCTGTTACGGTAGTGACTACTATCAGACGCCGAATATCGATCGTCTCGCTTCAGAAGGGATGAAGTTCACACAGAACTATGCGGCCTGCAATGCCTGCTCACCGACCCGCGGTGCCCTGATGACGGGCATGTATCCCGCCCGCACTCACCTGACCGATTGGATTCCCGGCTGGGCGAAGCAGTACCGCGACTTTCCACTCAAACCACCCGAGTGGCAGCAGCACCTCGCACAGAAATACACCACGCTTCCTGAAGCGCTACACGGGACCGGGTACAAAACTCTGCATGTCGGCAAATGGCATCTCGGCGGGCCAGGCAACCTGCCCGAAGATCATGGCTTTGATGTTAACATCAGCGGTACGAACCGGGGACTGCCCCGCAGCTATCACTTTCCCTACGGCGGTGATGCATTGAAGTGGGACAGTCGACTGACCGAGGAACAGCGCGCGGGACGCTATCTCACCGATCGGCTCACCGACGAGGCAGTGACACTCATCCGTGAGCAGCAGGATAATCCCTTCTTCCTCTACTTTGCCTTCTATTCGGTACATGCGCCGATACAGGGGCGACCCGACCTGGTGCAGAAATTCAAACAGCAGCCTCGTGGCAAGTATCATCATAACCCCGAGTATGCAGCCATGGTCCACTCCGTCGATGCAGCCGTCGGTCGTGTCCGCGCTCAACTGGAACAGAGCGGCATCGCAGATCGTACGTTGATCGTCTTCACTTCTGACAATGGCGGCGTCTGTCGCAAGACCAGCAGCAACCTTCCCCTGCGAGGTGAAAAAGGCCAGCACTGGGAAGGGGGAACCCGTGTGCCTGCGATCGTCCTCTGGCCTGGTGTCACTCGTCCCGGCACTGTCTGCCAGACCCCCACGATCACGATGGACTTCTATCCCACCATTCTTGAAATCACCGGCGTTCAGGGAAACGCCGCCCACAATCAAAACGTGGATGGCATCTCGCTGGTTCCCGTTCTCAAAGATCCGCAGGCTGCACTCAACCGCGATGCTCTCTACTGGCACTACCCGCATTACAACGTCTTTATCGGGGTCCCTTACAGTGCCGTCCGTGTCGGCGATCATAAGCTGATCCATTACTACGAAGACGATCGCAACGAACTTTACAACCTGGCTGATGATCAGGGCGAAGCGCGGGATCTGTCAGCCGAACAGCCAGAGTTGACCGCTCGCCTCAACCAGCGGCTGCAGACTCACCTCAAACAGGTGGGAGCCCAGATGCCTGTTCCGAATCCGACTTTCAAAGTGAACCGTCAGTAA
- a CDS encoding chromosome partitioning protein ParB — translation MTRRIDRTTQKMGDKYHVWYTERLWKRAAQLPVITIEIESLKHLDGVCWFDDDFPPTLRNVVEHFIRMEHVDSDYPIILDPDGQLFDGAHRVAKALSQGENTIQAVKLLELPPPDEIVDSIY, via the coding sequence GTGACACGACGCATCGATCGCACAACGCAGAAGATGGGTGACAAGTACCACGTCTGGTATACGGAGCGACTCTGGAAACGGGCGGCACAGTTGCCAGTGATTACGATCGAGATCGAATCACTCAAACACCTCGATGGCGTCTGCTGGTTCGATGACGATTTCCCGCCCACTCTCCGTAACGTGGTCGAACATTTCATAAGAATGGAACACGTCGATTCTGACTACCCGATCATTCTGGATCCAGACGGCCAGCTCTTCGACGGCGCCCATCGCGTGGCGAAAGCACTCAGCCAGGGAGAAAATACAATCCAGGCAGTGAAACTTCTGGAACTGCCACCCCCCGATGAAATCGTGGACTCGATCTATTAA
- a CDS encoding YihY/virulence factor BrkB family protein — translation MDYQKLRNVLKRTGSDFLDDECMSSGAAIAYYTIFSLPPLLAIVFALTTQFWSAEQVSSVINSQLGLPVEQSVEAEDDADTSAGFDLTSVAERVQSGQTPERPLWSRLLGAVVLIFSASGVLAQLQSALNKAWNVEPDPEQGGIMAFIKKRLISLAFLIVVGLLLLISLVLTTFVDEFTRWLDYGYLDVGILSAVMIVNTLLTLGLATLLFAATFKVLPDANIRWRDVFMGAAVTAILFTIGKSGIAWYLQFSEAGSSWGSAATSMIGILIWVYYSSLIILLGAEFTQSWSIEFGDGLKPAPGAVLVTAEKIYHRNETKNLSYKS, via the coding sequence ATGGATTATCAAAAATTACGTAATGTTCTGAAACGGACCGGTTCTGACTTCCTTGATGACGAATGCATGTCCAGCGGCGCTGCGATTGCGTACTACACCATTTTTTCGCTGCCGCCTCTGCTGGCGATCGTCTTCGCTTTGACCACGCAATTCTGGTCTGCGGAACAGGTCTCCTCAGTGATCAATTCCCAGTTGGGGCTCCCTGTCGAACAGAGTGTAGAAGCGGAGGATGACGCAGATACTTCTGCAGGATTCGACCTGACCAGTGTTGCGGAACGTGTGCAGTCAGGTCAGACACCGGAGCGGCCCCTCTGGTCCCGACTTCTGGGAGCAGTGGTTCTAATTTTTTCAGCCAGTGGTGTGCTGGCCCAGTTGCAGTCCGCATTGAATAAAGCCTGGAATGTCGAACCGGATCCGGAACAGGGTGGCATCATGGCTTTTATCAAAAAACGATTGATCTCACTGGCGTTTCTGATCGTTGTCGGTCTGCTGTTGTTGATCTCACTGGTGCTGACCACCTTTGTCGATGAATTTACGCGCTGGCTGGACTACGGATATCTGGATGTGGGAATTCTGTCTGCAGTCATGATTGTGAATACTCTGCTGACGCTGGGTCTGGCGACACTGTTGTTTGCTGCGACTTTTAAAGTCCTGCCCGACGCGAATATCAGGTGGCGAGATGTATTCATGGGAGCGGCAGTGACAGCCATACTATTCACGATTGGTAAAAGTGGCATTGCCTGGTATCTGCAATTCTCTGAGGCGGGGTCCAGCTGGGGCAGTGCAGCGACATCCATGATCGGGATTCTGATCTGGGTCTATTACTCGTCCCTGATCATTTTACTGGGTGCCGAATTCACTCAAAGCTGGTCCATCGAATTTGGTGACGGCCTGAAGCCGGCCCCCGGAGCCGTACTGGTGACTGCTGAGAAAATCTATCACCGAAATGAAACCAAGAATCTGTCCTATAAAAGTTAA
- a CDS encoding DUF4112 domain-containing protein, which translates to MIQKIKQNRSLAEYLFPPSADQGAYRAERVDRFARFEKLTSLLDDSFTIPGTSIRVGWDSIIGIVPGLGDMISTALSGYLIYQAKQLGASNWVLARMVGNTGLDFLLGSIPIAGDIFDVFFKSNRRNSRLLKKHLDRRNAS; encoded by the coding sequence ATGATTCAGAAAATAAAACAGAACCGTTCCCTGGCCGAATATCTTTTTCCTCCCTCCGCAGATCAGGGTGCGTATCGCGCGGAACGCGTCGATCGTTTTGCCCGGTTTGAAAAGCTGACCAGCCTGCTCGACGATTCGTTTACCATCCCGGGAACCAGTATCCGCGTCGGCTGGGACTCGATCATCGGCATTGTGCCAGGGCTGGGGGACATGATCTCCACGGCTTTATCGGGTTATCTGATCTACCAGGCAAAGCAACTCGGCGCTTCCAACTGGGTGCTGGCCCGGATGGTCGGTAACACGGGTCTGGACTTTCTGCTGGGTTCGATTCCAATCGCTGGAGATATTTTTGATGTGTTCTTTAAATCGAACCGCCGCAATTCCCGGTTGCTGAAAAAACATCTCGACCGCCGTAACGCGAGTTGA
- a CDS encoding GNAT family N-acetyltransferase yields MDAQIREAHAESIEAEVSRILSANAETTGFPYAPEPLKLKIEREGKLVAGLVGFTLWEWLYIQTLAVEADLRGQGLGRQLVLKAERIARDRKCHAAWVDTFTFQAPAFYTQLGYAPFGTLADFPSGQERIFLYKKLTTEPPQSDD; encoded by the coding sequence GTGGATGCCCAAATCAGAGAAGCCCATGCCGAGTCGATTGAAGCCGAGGTCAGCCGGATCCTGTCTGCGAATGCTGAGACGACGGGATTTCCCTACGCGCCGGAACCGCTGAAACTCAAAATTGAGCGGGAAGGAAAGCTGGTCGCGGGGCTGGTTGGGTTCACGCTCTGGGAATGGCTCTACATTCAGACGCTGGCAGTCGAAGCGGATTTGCGGGGACAGGGGCTGGGACGCCAGCTGGTGCTCAAAGCGGAACGGATCGCCCGCGACAGAAAGTGCCACGCTGCCTGGGTCGATACCTTCACTTTTCAAGCCCCCGCGTTTTACACGCAACTGGGCTATGCTCCGTTTGGGACGCTGGCAGACTTCCCCAGCGGACAGGAACGAATCTTTCTCTATAAGAAGCTGACAACAGAGCCACCCCAGTCTGACGACTGA
- a CDS encoding transcriptional repressor, translating to MIRRNRSYLEEFAIRIREHNLFKATRERLLIVRHIHEQYRQRESFTDVDVAESIKVATPRRVSLSTVYRTLRCLVEVELLDRLEQAPSSQSDSKLILYRLPVAWRD from the coding sequence ATGATCCGCCGCAATCGAAGTTACCTCGAAGAATTCGCTATCCGGATTCGCGAACACAACCTGTTCAAGGCAACCAGGGAACGGCTGCTGATTGTCCGTCACATCCATGAGCAGTACCGCCAGCGGGAAAGCTTTACCGACGTTGATGTCGCGGAATCGATCAAGGTCGCTACACCGCGGCGGGTTTCCCTGTCCACGGTCTACCGCACGCTCAGATGCCTGGTCGAGGTGGAACTGCTGGACCGACTGGAACAGGCACCGTCTTCCCAATCGGATTCCAAATTAATTCTGTATCGTTTGCCTGTTGCGTGGCGTGACTGA
- a CDS encoding PQQ-dependent sugar dehydrogenase, which produces MLNLKTKLTLMLSACLSLSTVSAAENSDDANKLSTAEKKSGWKLLFDGKSTDGWRNYQKDSVSDGWKVKDGVLTRAEKGAGDIITEDEFKYFELSLDYKISPEGNSGLMFHVTEEEKTPWRTGPEVQIQDNVDGHDPQKAGWLYQLYKPAPPRTGTEEEKSKPADATRPAGEWNNLFLRIGPDRSEVVMNGIRYFRFNKGSADWDKRVAASKFSKFPKFGKAEKGHICLQDHNDLVSFRNIKIRKLADDGSAPDPSDGELAIKGVPAFPGLKWEGWEAVNEETGKVVPLRPIVVKSAGDGTDRLFVATQRGMIHTIDTKSPKQAKLFLDIREAVAPWKKNNEEGLLGLAFHPEFDKNGQFFVYYTAEGMPRKSKISRFQVSASDPNKADPKSETVIMEIDQPFGNHNGGSIEFGPDGYLYIGLGDGGSGNDPLGNGQNLETLLGSILRIDVDHQEDGKNYAIPADNPFVDRAKARPEIYAYGLRNVWRLNFDPKTGTLYAGEVGQELWEEIDIIKKGGNYGWSVREGTHNFGNRPETAQEKPIAPIWEYDHGIGRSVTGGTVYRGKKLPELDGMYVYADFVSGKIWALKYDEQAGEVTKNLRLSTSTVPVMAFGTDADGNLYYCVETVKGGEGIFRLEKE; this is translated from the coding sequence ATGCTAAACTTAAAGACCAAGCTGACGCTCATGTTGTCTGCCTGTCTGTCACTGTCGACAGTCTCGGCGGCGGAAAACTCTGACGACGCAAATAAACTTTCCACCGCGGAAAAGAAAAGTGGCTGGAAGCTGCTGTTTGACGGCAAGTCCACCGACGGCTGGAGAAATTATCAGAAAGACAGCGTCAGTGATGGCTGGAAGGTCAAGGACGGCGTACTGACCCGCGCTGAAAAAGGGGCCGGCGACATCATCACTGAAGATGAGTTCAAATATTTCGAACTCTCGCTGGATTACAAGATCTCCCCAGAGGGAAACAGCGGACTGATGTTCCACGTCACCGAGGAAGAAAAAACTCCCTGGCGGACCGGTCCCGAAGTGCAGATCCAGGATAACGTTGACGGACACGACCCTCAGAAAGCGGGGTGGCTCTATCAGTTGTACAAACCGGCTCCTCCCCGGACAGGTACCGAAGAGGAAAAAAGTAAGCCAGCCGATGCCACACGTCCGGCCGGTGAGTGGAACAACCTGTTCCTGCGAATCGGCCCCGATCGTTCCGAAGTCGTGATGAACGGCATTCGCTACTTCCGCTTTAATAAAGGGAGTGCCGACTGGGACAAACGGGTGGCTGCCAGCAAGTTTTCCAAGTTCCCGAAGTTCGGCAAAGCAGAGAAAGGACACATCTGTCTGCAGGACCATAACGACCTCGTCTCCTTCCGCAACATTAAAATCCGGAAGCTGGCCGACGATGGTTCTGCGCCTGACCCAAGTGATGGCGAACTGGCAATCAAAGGGGTTCCCGCATTTCCCGGTCTGAAATGGGAAGGTTGGGAAGCCGTCAATGAGGAGACCGGTAAGGTTGTGCCACTACGGCCCATCGTCGTCAAGAGTGCCGGTGATGGCACCGACCGTCTCTTCGTCGCCACTCAGCGAGGCATGATCCACACGATCGATACCAAGTCCCCCAAACAGGCGAAGCTGTTCCTCGACATCCGCGAGGCTGTCGCCCCCTGGAAGAAGAACAACGAAGAAGGTCTGCTCGGCCTGGCGTTCCATCCCGAATTTGATAAGAACGGACAGTTCTTCGTCTACTACACGGCTGAAGGAATGCCGCGAAAATCAAAGATCTCCCGCTTCCAGGTTTCCGCCAGTGATCCCAACAAGGCGGATCCAAAGAGCGAAACCGTGATCATGGAAATCGATCAACCGTTCGGAAACCATAATGGCGGTTCGATTGAATTCGGTCCCGATGGCTATCTCTACATCGGTCTGGGTGACGGCGGTTCGGGGAACGATCCGCTGGGTAACGGTCAGAACCTGGAAACCCTGCTCGGTTCTATTTTGCGAATCGACGTCGATCACCAAGAGGACGGCAAAAACTATGCGATCCCCGCGGACAACCCGTTCGTCGATCGTGCCAAAGCCCGCCCGGAAATTTATGCCTACGGACTGCGGAATGTGTGGCGGCTGAATTTCGATCCCAAGACCGGAACACTTTACGCAGGTGAAGTCGGACAGGAACTGTGGGAAGAGATCGACATCATTAAAAAAGGTGGCAACTATGGTTGGAGTGTGCGTGAAGGCACACACAACTTTGGTAATCGTCCCGAGACCGCGCAGGAGAAGCCGATCGCCCCGATCTGGGAATACGATCATGGTATCGGTCGCTCTGTCACAGGTGGTACCGTGTACCGCGGCAAGAAGCTGCCTGAACTGGACGGCATGTACGTTTATGCCGACTTCGTCTCGGGCAAAATCTGGGCACTCAAGTATGATGAGCAAGCGGGAGAAGTGACCAAGAACCTGCGTCTCTCCACGAGCACGGTTCCCGTGATGGCCTTCGGCACCGACGCAGACGGTAATCTGTACTACTGCGTCGAAACCGTCAAAGGGGGCGAAGGAATCTTCCGGCTCGAAAAAGAGTAG
- the pdxR gene encoding MocR-like pyridoxine biosynthesis transcription factor PdxR yields the protein MGRRAKQHFEFEAISIDRSASESQYRQLENQIREAISGGLLTAGSRVPSSRRLAEILAVSRNTVLTAYEQLISEGYLESETGSGTRVAQFLPETFDYVEQPETPQATDGFEELLSTSGKLLARYASWMPDFAPLPQAFRPHLPAVKEFPTAAWNRLASEQARWSMRHLDQCDSQGYEPLRQAVAEYMGVSRGVSCSSEQVIITSGAQQGLNLVTQILLEPQDAIWVEEPGNAPANQLLELLGFRIIPVPVDQSGIDLTRVPEPKTSPKLIYVTPGGQWPLAMTMSPDRRQQLLAEAERHQSWIIEDDYNGEFRYTGRPYPTLSSLDQRGQTIYMGSFSKLLFPAIRLGFLIVPEQIAGAFAYARWLNDRFSSPLTQMVLHRFIESGQFLKHIRQMRSLYQERQTCLYEMLMQELGEVIDVDLPESGMHLVVQGKTPQLDQELMAAADRAGMEYHSVRMYAREPEQVPGMVLGFAAFDQKQIKKAVRNWAQEFNQR from the coding sequence ATGGGCCGTCGCGCTAAACAACACTTCGAATTTGAAGCAATCTCCATCGATCGATCTGCCAGCGAGAGCCAGTATCGCCAGCTGGAAAATCAGATCCGGGAAGCGATTTCAGGTGGCCTGTTAACGGCAGGCTCACGCGTCCCTTCCAGTCGCCGACTTGCCGAGATTCTGGCAGTCTCGCGAAATACCGTGCTGACCGCATATGAACAGTTGATTTCAGAAGGCTATCTGGAATCAGAAACTGGTTCGGGGACCCGCGTCGCTCAGTTCCTGCCCGAAACATTCGATTACGTGGAGCAGCCAGAGACTCCCCAGGCGACAGACGGCTTTGAAGAACTGCTGTCGACTTCAGGCAAACTACTGGCCCGCTATGCCAGCTGGATGCCCGATTTTGCGCCGCTCCCACAAGCGTTCCGTCCGCATCTGCCCGCAGTCAAAGAATTCCCCACCGCAGCCTGGAACCGACTGGCAAGCGAACAGGCCCGCTGGTCGATGCGTCACCTCGATCAATGCGATTCACAGGGGTACGAACCACTCAGGCAGGCGGTCGCCGAATACATGGGCGTTTCGCGGGGTGTTTCCTGCAGCAGTGAGCAGGTCATTATCACTTCGGGAGCCCAGCAGGGATTAAACTTGGTGACCCAGATTTTACTTGAACCCCAGGATGCGATCTGGGTGGAGGAACCGGGCAACGCCCCCGCGAACCAGTTGCTCGAACTGCTCGGCTTTCGCATTATCCCCGTCCCCGTGGACCAGTCAGGTATCGATCTCACACGGGTCCCTGAGCCGAAAACCTCTCCCAAACTGATCTATGTCACCCCCGGCGGACAATGGCCCCTGGCTATGACGATGAGTCCGGATCGACGGCAGCAACTACTGGCAGAAGCGGAACGACATCAGAGCTGGATTATCGAAGACGATTACAACGGCGAGTTTCGATACACAGGGCGCCCGTATCCGACTCTGAGCAGCCTGGACCAGCGCGGCCAGACAATCTATATGGGCTCATTCAGCAAGCTGCTCTTCCCCGCGATTCGGCTTGGCTTCCTGATCGTTCCCGAACAGATCGCCGGGGCCTTCGCGTACGCCCGCTGGCTGAACGATCGCTTCTCCTCTCCTTTAACGCAGATGGTGCTGCACCGGTTTATCGAGTCCGGCCAGTTTCTCAAACACATCAGGCAGATGCGCTCGTTGTATCAGGAGCGTCAGACCTGTCTCTATGAAATGCTCATGCAGGAACTGGGAGAGGTAATCGACGTCGATCTACCCGAATCGGGCATGCACCTGGTGGTGCAGGGTAAGACACCTCAACTGGACCAGGAACTCATGGCCGCCGCCGACCGGGCCGGGATGGAATATCACTCCGTCCGCATGTATGCGCGGGAACCGGAGCAGGTCCCAGGTATGGTCCTCGGCTTCGCCGCCTTCGATCAGAAGCAAATCAAAAAAGCCGTCCGCAACTGGGCCCAGGAATTCAACCAGCGCTGA
- a CDS encoding carboxymuconolactone decarboxylase family protein translates to MSGKRVNYFKYVGKAAEHLMAVEALVEHSSLDLRLLELIRLRVSQINGCSFCVNYHTQVLNLLEETPERICQAAVWEEAPCFTEQEKAAFRWAETLTRIADTRFISDELYEATVDACGEAGISELTVAVGNINTLNRMGIAFHSDHGFIDQLMQAKRAQLAGV, encoded by the coding sequence ATGTCCGGAAAACGCGTTAATTACTTTAAATATGTCGGAAAAGCCGCCGAGCACCTCATGGCCGTTGAAGCTCTGGTAGAGCACTCTTCCCTGGACCTTCGCTTGCTGGAACTGATTCGCCTGCGGGTTTCGCAGATCAACGGCTGTTCCTTCTGTGTGAATTACCACACGCAGGTACTGAATCTGCTGGAAGAAACGCCCGAACGCATCTGTCAGGCTGCGGTCTGGGAAGAAGCCCCCTGCTTCACCGAGCAGGAAAAAGCCGCATTCCGCTGGGCGGAAACACTGACCAGAATCGCCGACACACGGTTCATCAGTGACGAGCTCTACGAGGCGACCGTTGATGCCTGCGGCGAAGCCGGGATCAGCGAACTGACAGTGGCGGTCGGCAATATCAATACTTTGAATCGGATGGGGATCGCATTCCATAGCGACCATGGTTTTATTGACCAGTTAATGCAGGCCAAACGGGCCCAGTTAGCTGGCGTTTGA
- a CDS encoding cupin domain-containing protein, with product MAAEPSVHVKVLRSDELEVLQEGKPTKATMLEVTLDPRAGSPPHRHPGAVSGYVVEGTFEFQVGDGPLQTFHAGDTFFEPAMILHRVGRNPDPEKRARIIVTMVHPADARQLMIPESPEKNRP from the coding sequence ATGGCAGCCGAACCCAGTGTGCACGTCAAAGTCTTACGCAGCGATGAACTGGAAGTACTCCAGGAGGGGAAACCGACGAAGGCGACCATGCTGGAAGTCACCCTGGATCCTCGTGCGGGCAGCCCGCCACACCGGCATCCCGGTGCCGTCTCTGGTTATGTGGTGGAAGGGACGTTCGAATTCCAGGTTGGCGACGGGCCGCTGCAGACGTTCCATGCCGGTGATACGTTTTTTGAACCCGCGATGATCCTGCATCGGGTCGGACGAAACCCGGATCCCGAGAAGCGGGCACGGATTATCGTCACGATGGTACATCCTGCGGATGCGAGACAATTGATGATTCCCGAATCACCCGAAAAAAACAGACCTTAG
- a CDS encoding DoxX family protein, with amino-acid sequence MNHDPQLPTSTPRFALYFVRFALAASFLSAVADRFGLWGAAGTGEVAWGEFQSFLGYTSLLLWFLPEPLVVFSGWTATILEIVLAFGLITGIQLRAVALGSCLLLLTFALCMTFGTGPEGPLSFSVWTASAASLLLATHPQLRTPVDA; translated from the coding sequence GTGAACCACGATCCACAGCTTCCGACTTCCACACCCCGTTTTGCGTTGTACTTTGTCCGTTTTGCACTGGCGGCCTCATTCCTGTCCGCCGTCGCCGACCGCTTTGGCCTGTGGGGCGCTGCCGGCACAGGTGAAGTCGCCTGGGGCGAGTTTCAATCGTTCCTCGGATATACCAGCCTGCTGCTCTGGTTCCTGCCAGAGCCCCTGGTCGTATTCAGCGGATGGACGGCGACGATTCTGGAAATCGTCCTGGCGTTCGGGCTGATTACTGGTATCCAGCTCCGCGCCGTTGCCCTGGGCAGTTGCCTGTTACTGTTGACCTTTGCGTTGTGCATGACGTTCGGCACCGGCCCCGAGGGGCCGCTCTCGTTCTCTGTCTGGACAGCATCGGCGGCCTCCCTGCTGCTGGCCACTCATCCACAATTACGCACGCCGGTTGACGCTTAG
- a CDS encoding sulfatase has product MKRRSLLFLFVLCFAVPAFAADKPNVLFIAVDDLRPELACYGKQHIHSPNIDKLAESSTLFERSYCMVPTCGASRASLMTGIRPARNRFVNFLTWADRDAPGITTMNTQFKQNGYYTVSMGKIFHHPQDSAQGWSEPAWRPKGVAWYQRPENQKLHEERQKQGKRKAKGPAWESADVPDNAYADGVLAEQAISKLQQLKQQEQPFFLAVGFFKPHLPFIAPQKYWDLYDHDKIQLPENYQVPQDAPEESIHNSGELRAYAGIPRKGPVSEETARNLIHGYYACVSYTDAQIGKLLAELDRLKLSDNTIVVLWGDHGWNLGDHTLWCKHSCYESSLQIPLLVRAPGIQGGQRRSALIETIDVYPSLCTLAGIPLPEHLAGQSFVELMRNPDTKWKEAAVSRFRNGDTIRTDALRYTEYTNPKGKRTSRMLYDHSSDPLENRNVAEKRTDESQTLSKQLNQIKGRDGKLGRK; this is encoded by the coding sequence ATGAAAAGACGCTCGCTGCTGTTCCTGTTTGTACTCTGTTTCGCTGTTCCTGCTTTTGCTGCAGATAAGCCGAATGTGCTGTTTATTGCCGTTGACGACTTGCGGCCTGAACTGGCCTGTTACGGGAAGCAGCACATTCATTCGCCGAACATCGACAAGCTGGCGGAAAGCAGCACGCTGTTCGAGCGGAGCTACTGCATGGTCCCTACCTGCGGGGCTTCGCGGGCGAGTCTGATGACCGGAATTCGCCCGGCCCGTAACCGGTTCGTCAACTTTCTGACCTGGGCCGACCGCGATGCGCCGGGCATCACAACCATGAACACACAGTTCAAACAGAACGGCTATTACACGGTTTCCATGGGGAAGATCTTCCATCATCCCCAGGACAGTGCACAGGGCTGGTCGGAGCCGGCCTGGCGTCCCAAAGGCGTTGCCTGGTATCAGCGGCCCGAAAATCAGAAACTGCACGAGGAGCGACAGAAACAAGGCAAGCGGAAGGCCAAGGGGCCCGCATGGGAATCAGCCGACGTCCCCGATAACGCTTATGCGGATGGCGTGCTCGCCGAACAGGCGATTTCGAAACTGCAGCAGTTGAAACAGCAGGAGCAACCGTTCTTTCTGGCCGTCGGTTTCTTCAAGCCACACCTGCCCTTTATCGCGCCCCAGAAATACTGGGACCTGTACGATCATGATAAGATCCAGCTGCCCGAGAATTATCAAGTGCCGCAGGACGCACCGGAGGAATCGATTCACAATTCGGGTGAGCTGCGGGCTTACGCGGGCATTCCCCGCAAAGGGCCCGTGTCCGAAGAGACCGCCCGTAACCTGATTCACGGCTACTATGCCTGTGTGAGTTATACTGACGCCCAGATTGGTAAGCTGCTGGCGGAACTGGATCGACTGAAACTGAGCGACAACACAATCGTCGTTCTCTGGGGCGATCATGGCTGGAACCTGGGCGATCATACACTGTGGTGCAAACACAGTTGTTACGAAAGTTCGCTGCAGATTCCCCTGCTCGTCCGGGCGCCGGGCATCCAGGGAGGACAGCGGCGGTCGGCGTTGATCGAAACGATTGACGTCTACCCTTCCCTCTGCACGCTGGCAGGAATTCCACTGCCCGAACATCTGGCGGGACAGAGCTTTGTCGAACTGATGCGGAATCCGGATACGAAATGGAAAGAGGCTGCTGTGAGTCGTTTCCGTAACGGCGACACAATCCGCACCGACGCACTGCGTTACACGGAATACACCAATCCCAAAGGGAAACGGACGTCACGCATGCTCTACGATCACAGCTCTGATCCGCTGGAAAACCGGAATGTGGCGGAGAAACGAACCGACGAGAGTCAAACGCTGTCGAAACAGTTGAACCAGATTAAAGGCCGCGACGGGAAACTGGGGCGGAAGTAA